The sequence TGCTCGTATCCACGAGACTAACCTTAAAGTACGTCTTTCCGACTATCACCGATTATCTTCACTGAGAGCATTGTTCTTGACAGAAACAAGGCGTGCTGCCGTTGTGGTTTGCTGACAAGGCGGATTATGGTAAAATCCAGTCAGGGGATCGAGTCGAGACGATCGGGTTAGCTCAGGTTATCGCAGGACAACAGGATGTTCAGGTTGTCCTCCGTATTTCCCCACGTAACGGAGATGCATCTTTCGACATCGCTACCAAGCATACAATGTCTACGGACCAATTGAAATGGCTTCAGGCAGGGTCGGCATTAAACTATATCCGTGATTCGCGTGCCTCTGCGTAACTTGATGTGTGTTAATCCTCTATATTTTTTTTGGTCGTATGTCCACTTTGATTGTGTACAGTATACTTGTGTAGTATTCAGCTATGATTTTCTCCGTAATCATGTGCCTTTATGCACTTAGATCAGGAACAAAGATATTAATTTTCCGTGGCATCCGGCCGGGCCGGCGCGATAATTGGCGTAGACCTCGCCATATAATCAAGGGGGTGCTCGAGCTCAGCGTGATGCCTCTCCTGATGCCTCTGTACTCTGGGGCTCCAAGCTTGCTCGTTTATAATTACTATACGACATCGACGTCAATACAATAACCTTGCTCCAACCTGAGGAATAATGTTGTTCCAGAGAAACAATACTCCTCCCCGGTCTGACCGATTTTGAGATTATGCCGGATTTCCAAAGGTGAGCGCATACATATCATGGCCTATCATGCCTTCATGTGCTAATTTAATATCAGCGCTTGAAAGATATCCTATTCACCGGATCATCTCCCGGTCGTGCCACAGTTAAGCACCCCAGAACCAGGGGGTCACCCAAGAGGGGGCTTCGGTCGGTTAATGGTTCGAGCTATGCTCCATATCCAGTGCAACGACCGGCGTTTTCATTGTAGTCAAATTTCCAGAACAATCCTCCATCGAGAACAACTCGGCTCTTACACCCGGTTCCTCACATCTCCGTGAGAGCATTCACGCAGACGCATGGATGGAACTCTTCCAAAGCTTGCTCATCTGACCGAGCGCCCACATTCATACACCTCGTGATCAATCTGGGCTAGACAATCTCACATGAAAAGCTGGCCTCTGAAGGTGGCTTTGCCTGCCCGTGCTTGGATAGCGGGGTGTTCCGGTATGCGGGATGGGTGCGATGGTCGCGAGTGATGGCCCTGTGATAGGTTCAACGGGGATTGCAGCTGGATGTGAGGCGTGTGAGACTGAACGGAACTGTCAGAAGGCGACTCGGTTTCCCAGAAATCGCCTAATCCCTAGGGCGTTCTCGGCTTAGCTGGATCGGTGAGTGTTGTTCAACTGTATCTGGTCGATCCCCAATGATTTGAGTTTTCCTCAAACCTATTGTCCTGATGTTTCGTTGCCTGCAGGCAGGCTAAAAATTGCACAATCGTCCCTGTGGGGAGAGCGGGATCTGTTTATAAAGTGTCAATTTAAGCCTAGGCCGTCGTCTGATCAACCCGTGCCTTTCATTTATTCTAGGGTCACGTGGCAGGGTCTTCGAAATGACGAACCAAATTCGCTCAAGGTTCCGTGATGCCACTCCAAATCTTCCATTTTCGTGGGGGTACTTGCCGACGCTGTAATGGGGCCTGAAATCCTACAAGCTGACGGCACATTCACAAACACGGGAAAAGTGTGGTTCGGCTCAGGTGTAACCGGTTTCTCGCGTTGAGCCAAGATCATCATGATTGGAGTATCTCAGGGGGCAAAGCAGTTGGAATATAAACCCGGTTGTCTCATGAAACTGAAGACCAGAAGTACTACAACCCCCACTCCTCCCCCTCGCTTACTTCCTCCAGGACCATGTCTTCTCCTCATACTCAAGCCATTACTCCTGATTCTCCTGGTGTGCACGGGCGTTCCagttatatatacagcagcgACACTGCACGAACACGCCCGAATTCGATGGACATTCACGAGAAATATGACCATACCAGGCACCTCGAGCAGGCCAACCAAGCCAGCTCTGACGACGACCTTGACCATGTTACGGAATTTCCTAATAAATGGGCAAAAATTCGGTACGCATCAACTATGTCTCAATTGATATTCATTTCCCATGTACTGACACCACCACATAGATACTTCCTCCGGGAGCCGGCGGCCGAATTTCTTGGGGTAAGTCATCGTTGCATTCCTTCATCTTACTCGCTTTCTCACGTAAACATCTGTAGACCATGATTCTCATCATCTTTGGCACGGGCGTCAATTGTCAAGTTACCCTGTCAGGTAGTACTGCAGTATCGTCAGGTCCAAAAGGAGTACGTTTATTTTGTTGCCGCCGCTGAATCTATATTATAACTCGAGCACAGGAATATCTTTCGATTTCTTTTGGATGGGCCATTGGTGCGGCGCTCGGAGTATGGGTATCTGGTGGCATCTCTGTGAGTGCCATTGTTAGCTATACCAAGAACTCACCCTAACCATACCCATAGGGTGGTCACATCAATCCAGCAGTCACCCTTGCCCAGGCTATCTTCCGTGGATTTTCGTGGAAGAAGGTGCCTTCCTACATTCTTGCTCAGACCTTGGGTGCATGCACTGGCGCGGGTCTTGTATATGCAAATTATCACCGGGCCATTGACTTGTTCGAGGGTGGGCTTGGCGTAAGGACTGTACCCGGCACTGCTTCTTTGTTTACGACTTTTGCTGTATGTATGACTTCGAGTCCCCACGCCTACGTGTTACTAACTTGGTTCTTTCCTAGGTGGACTATCTTTCTAATCGTGAGTAGTTCGCTGAACCAAGCTTTGTTATCTTAAGCTAAGCATTATGTCCAATAGTCCAATGCTTCTTTTCCGAAGTCCTTGGAACTGCTATCCTTCTCATCGTGGTCGCTGCGGTCACTGATAAGCGCAATGGCCCTCCCCCCAGCGGGTTGGTTCCGCTCGTTATTTTCATTACAATCCTTGGGGAGGGTGCTTGCCTTGGTATGCAAACTGCGTATGTTGGTCACCCCtactgcgcatacatcctaaCTAATTCCCGTTATTGATAGATATGCGATCAACCCTGCTCGCGATCTTGGTCCTCGTCTGATGTGCTGGATGGCTGGTTATGGCCGCGAAGGTAAACTTCTATTCTTCTACGAAAAATGATCACATGCCAACGTTGAACTTTTAGTGTGGAACTACCGAAGCCAGTACTGGCTCTACACCCCTATTGTAAGTTTGTTTCTATTTTAACACATGACCCATCTGAGAATTTTCCCAGATCGGTCCTATTGTTGGCGCTATTCTCGGCACTGCCATTTATGACGCCTTCCTCTTCACCGGCTCGGAAAGCATTTTCAACAAGCCGTGAGTCCAATCAGTTTATTAGACAAGCAAATCTCATCTCATCTCGTTCTGTAGGGATGCTGCCACCCGCCGTCGCCGCCTTCATGCTCCCGCCGAAGCTAAGGGCAAGATTATTCCCTCTGGAGAGGACGCGGTTTAGATCACACCATCACGATTCGACATCGCCCTCCATTTTCTCCCCCTATGCGCTGTTTTCGTTTGCTATGAGGTTCTTTCGGTATCCGGGTTAATACTGGGTTAATGAGTTGTGTGTAACGATTTGGCGGTAGGGGGGAGGTCTGTTTATC comes from Rhizoctonia solani chromosome 4, complete sequence and encodes:
- a CDS encoding aquaporin, Major intrinsic protein family translates to MSSPHTQAITPDSPGVHGRSSYIYSSDTARTRPNSMDIHEKYDHTRHLEQANQASSDDDLDHVTEFPNKWAKIRYFLREPAAEFLGTMILIIFGTGVNCQVTLSGSTAVSSGPKGEYLSISFGWAIGAALGVWVSGGISGGHINPAVTLAQAIFRGFSWKKVPSYILAQTLGACTGAGLVYANYHRAIDLFEGGLGVRTVPGTASLFTTFAVDYLSNLQCFFSEVLGTAILLIVVAAVTDKRNGPPPSGLVPLVIFITILGEGACLGMQTAYAINPARDLGPRLMCWMAGYGREVWNYRSQYWLYTPIIGPIVGAILGTAIYDAFLFTGSESIFNKPDAATRRRRLHAPAEAKGKIIPSGEDAV